AAGTGACGCCCCCAGCGATGCGGAAATGCTTTGCGAAGTGATGGGTCGTCTTTGTTATCGTTCTTTCGCACCGGGTTTAAATCCCAATGTGACACGGGTTCGCGAAGGGAACGCCTCCTACCTTGCCAACATTGTTGAGGTGGGACACGGCAGCGTCTTGGAACATGCAAGCCTTAACTTTATTTTCGCAGACGTGAGCCGTGTGGTTACCCATGAATTAGTTCGTCATCGTGCGGGCGTTGCACTCTCCCAGGAATCGCTTCGCTTTGTACGCTTAGACAGCCTGTCCGCCTATATCCCACTGCACATCCGCGAGAATGAAGCCGGTATGGAAATTTTTGCCCGTACCTTTGAACAGTTGGAAAGGCTGCAGCGTGAACTGGCGGAACTTTATGCCATTGATGAAGAAAAGCGCTTTGATGTGAAGAAGAAATTGACTTCCGCTTTTCGGCGTATGGCTCCCATCGGCTTGGCGACGACGCTGGGTTGGTCCTGTAATTTCCGTGCATTGCGGC
The DNA window shown above is from Candidatus Hydrogenedentota bacterium and carries:
- the thyX gene encoding FAD-dependent thymidylate synthase, producing the protein MKIVEPKVFLVGETCLVEEGLHSFLEHVGAPNWSSDAPSDAEMLCEVMGRLCYRSFAPGLNPNVTRVREGNASYLANIVEVGHGSVLEHASLNFIFADVSRVVTHELVRHRAGVALSQESLRFVRLDSLSAYIPLHIRENEAGMEIFARTFEQLERLQRELAELYAIDEEKRFDVKKKLTSAFRRMAPIGLATTLGWSCNFRALRHVIEMRTDPHAEEEIRFLFGKVYHLVKKRYPNLFADYEE